In Massilia sp. METH4, the genomic window CGCACCAGGTCCGCATGCTCGGGAACGAGGCAGCCGGCCAGCGCCTCGTCCGGCAGGTTGGCGACCGGCGACACGTTCATCAGCAGGGTATTGCCGGCCCGGTCGGCGGCGATCGTGTTGTTCCACGGATTGCCGGCCAGCCGCAGATTCACGTCCTTCAACTCTTTCAGCGAGCCGGCCTTATTCATGCGGTACCACTGCTCGACCACGCGATGGTTGCGCTCATTCGCGTCGCGCAGCACGTAGGCGGTGGTATCGGTCCATTCCATCCACTCGGGATAGGTCATCACCGGTCCATCCTCCGTGCCGTACAGCGTGCGGCTGCGCGTGCCCATGCTGCCGTCGGCGTTCTTGACCGGCACCGTGATCGCGCGGCGCAGCATCGGCCGCGACTGGCCGTCGACGAGGTAGCGGGTAGGGTCCTGGGGATCGAGCCGCAGGGCTTGCACGGTGAAGTGCGCCGAGGTGTCGGTGGTATGGGTCCAGGCGAACTCCTTCGTGAAGCCGATGCCGACGATTGGCAGGCCGGGCAGCGATGCGCCCATCACGTCCATCTTGCCCGGAATCGTCAGGTGCACCTGGTAGAACCGCTGCGCGTCGCCCCACGGCAGGTGGGGCTGGCCCAGCAGCATGCCGCGGCCGTCGGCGCTGGCGTCGCCGCCGATCGCGATGGCGTTGCTGGCACCGAGGCGTGGCTTGGCGCCGCCGGCAGCACGCTTCCTGGCGGCGCGGGCCTGCGTGCCGGGCGGCTGGGCCGCGGCGATATCGTCGATCCAGTCCAGCGACGTCATGGCGATGCGGCGCATCAGGCGGATCGTGTCCAGCTCCGTGATCGGGCGCACCCAACTGCCGTTGCGGCACTGCGCCGGCAAGCCGGCCAGCCCCCGCTCCGCCAGATAGCGGTTGTAGCCGGCCGCGTAACCACGCATCAGCGCCTTCACCTCCGCGCTCTGCGCCTCCCATGCCTCCTGCACGATCTCGTCGTTGTTCCACTGGCGGAAGAAGAAGTCGGAGTCGAGGTTGTTGTGGGCCAGCGCCGGGTTGTCCGACGATTCCAGGTCCGGGCCGAAGTGGCGCGAGCGGTCGCCGTTCACGGTGGCGACTTCACCGGCCAGCAGGCAGATATTGTCTTCCGCGTACGCATAGCCGATGCCGAAGCCCAGCCCCGCTTCGTCCTTCGCCTCGATATGCGGGATGCCATAGGCCGTACGCTGGATGGTCGCCTGGTAGCGCGCCTGGGGCTTGGCCGGATCGTCGCCGCCGCAGCCGGCCAGGCCCAGCAAGGCCGCCAGCACGGTGGTATTCAGTCTGCAAGTCATGGAATCTCCTTCGGGTTGCGATGCCGGTCATGCTGCTGTGGCGGCATGAAGACTCCATGAGCGTTCCATGAAGAGTCGATGAAGGACCGAAATCGGAGTAAGCTGGCACCACAACCGTTATCGGGACACAGCGAGGAGGTGCGTATGGGCTCCGGCAGGATTCTGGTGGCACAGGGAGGCGGGCCGACCGCCGTCATCAACCAGTCGCTGGTGGGCGTGGCGCTCGAGGCGCGCCGCTTTCGCGACGTGACGCGGGTGTACGGCGCCATGCACGGCGTGCGCGGCATCGTCGACGAACAATTCGTCGACCTCACGCAGGAAACGAGCCACAACCTGGAACTGGTGGCCGCCACGCCCTCTTCCGCGCTCGGCTCCACGCGCGACAAGCCGGACGTGAAGTACTGCGCCGAGATCTTCAACGTGCTGCGGGCGCACGAGATCGAGCATTTCTTCTATATCGGCGGCAACGATTCATCCGACACGGTGCGCATCGTCAGCGAACAGGCCCGTGCCGCCGGCTATCCGCTGCGCGCCATCCATATTCCAAAGACGATCGACAACGACCTGGTGGGCAACGACCACACGCCGGGCTTTCCATCTGCCGCGCGCTTCGTGGCGCAGGCGTTTGCCGGCGCCAACCTCGACAACGCCGCGCTGCCCGGCGTGTACGTGGGCGTCGTCATGGGCCGCCACGCGGGCTTCCTCACCGCCGCCTCGGCGCTGGGCAAGAAGTTCCCGGACGACGGGCCGCACCTGATCTACCTGCCCGAGCGCACGTTCTCGCTCGAAGCCTTCCTTGCGGACGTGAAGGCGACCTACGAGCGGCACGGCCGCTGCGTGATCGCCGTCTCCGAAGGCATCCACGATGCCAGCGGCGAACCGGTGGCCACCCTGCTGGCCAAGGAGATCGAGAAGGATGCGCACGGCAATGTGCAACTGTCCGGCACCGGCGCGCTGGCCGACCTGCTGTGCGACGAGATCAAGGCGAAGCTGGGCATCAAGCGCGTGCGCGGCGACACGTTCGGCTACCTGCAACGCTCGTTCATCGGCTGCGTGTCGGACGTGGACCAGCGCGAGGCGCGCGAAGTGGGAGAAAAGGCGGTGCAGTACGCGTTCTGGGGCGACCGCGACGGCTCGGTGGCGATCCGCCGCACGGGCTTCTATTCGGCCGACTACGCGCTGCTGCCGCTCGAGGAAGTGGCCGGCAAGACGCGCACGATGGAAGACGAATTCATCGCCCCTTCCGGCACCGATGTGACGGACGCGTTCCGGCTGTACCTGCGGCCCTTATTGGGGTCGGGGATGCCCGATGCATTCCGGCTGCGCTGCGCGCCGGTGGCGAAGATCCTCAGGGCTTGAACGAAAAAACCGGTGACAGGCACCGGTTTTCTTGCAACATTTCCCGCGGCCCGCGCGCGAGGCCGCGCCGTCTCAAACGACGATCGTCTGGTGCTCGCCTTCCTTGCGGGCGCGGATCGTGCCGATGCGCGAGACGGTCTCGCCGGCAGCCGTCAGCTGGGCAATCGCCGCGTCGGCGTTCTCGGCCGACACGATCACGGTCATGCCGATGCCGCAGTTGAACACGCGGTGCATTTCCGCGTCGGCCACGCCGCCGTGCTGCTGCAGCCACTGGAACAGCGGCGGCATCGTCCACGACTTGCCGTCCAGTTCCGCGGTCAGGTTGTCGGCCAGCACGCGCGGGATGTTTTCCACCAGGCCGCCGCCGGTGATGTGCACCAGGCCTTTCACTTCCATCGACTCCATCAGCGCCAGCAACGGCTTGACGTAGATGCGGGTCGGCGTCATCAGCACGTCGGCCAGCTTGCGGCCGTGGAAGTCCGCTTCCAGGTCCGGCTTGGCCACTTCGATGATCTTGCGCACCAGCGAGTAACCGTTCGAGTGGGCACCCGAGGAGGCCAGGCCCAGCACCACATCGCCCGGGGCGATCTTGGAACCGTCGATCAGCTTCGATTTTTCCACGGCGCCGACGGCGAAGCCGGCCAGGTCGTATTCGCCGGCCGGGTACATGCTCGGCATCTCGGCCGTTTCACCGCCGATCAGCGCGCAGCCGGCCTGTTCGCAGCCGGCGGCGATGCCCTTGATGACATCCGTCGCGATCGGCACGTCCAGCTTGCCGCAAGCGAAATAGTCGAGGAAGAACAGCGGCTCGGCGCCCTGCACCAGGATATCGTTGACGCTCATGGCCACCAGGTCGATGCCCACGGTGTCATGGCGGTTCAGCTCGAACGCCAGCTTCAGTTTCGTGCCCACGCCGTCCGTGCCGGAAACGAGAACCGGTTCCTTGTACTTCTTGCTGATCTCGAACAGCGCGCCGAAGCCGCCGATGCCGCCCATCACGCCTTCGCGCAGCGTACGCTTGGCAAATGGCTTGATCGCTTCGACTAAGGCATCACCCGCGTCGATATCGACGCCGGCGTCACGGTAGGACAGGGATACGTTGGAAGGTTGGCTCATGGTGTATTTCGCGGCGGAGGCGGTAAAATAGAAGAGGATTGCTGCATTTATGCCAGCAAGTCCGCTATTTTAGCAAAACACCCCCGCCAATTCCCCAACTTTCGCCTCCCCTTCGCCTCCATGCCCCCCGCCCAGACCGTACAACGAGCAAGAACGGCTTCCCGGTCGGCGGCATGGCCCGAACCGTCCACGGCACCGCACTTTTATATAATGCGGGCTGTGAAGAGCGAAAAAACTACAAAAATGACCAGGAAACCGGGGCGGCAACCATGAAACAGCTGGTGCTCGACCTGGGGGCCGAGCCGGTCCACACGCTCGAAACGTTCGAGGTGGGCCGCAATGCCGAGGTGGCGGCGCTGATGCGCCAGTTCGCCGGCCGCAGCTCGCGCGAGCATTTTGCCTACCTGTGGGGCGAGGTGGGCGCCGGCAAGACCCACCTGCTCAAGGCCCTGGCCGCGACCGAGGGCGCGCGTTATATATCGCCGTTCTCGATCGAATCGGAATTCGTCTACTCGCCGGAAGTCGACCTGTACCTGCTCGACGATTGCGAAAAGCTGTCTCCCGTGGCGCAGATCGACGCCTTCGCGCTGTTCAACGAGATCCGCGCCAACAACGCGTTCATGGTGTGCAGCGGCGCCGTGCCGCCGGCCGTGCTGCCCGTGCGCGAGGATTTGCGCACGCGGATGGGCTGGGGCCTGATCTACCAGCTGCATGGCCTCTCGGACGATGAAAAGGTGGCCGCGCTCTCCCAGGCCGCGGCCAGCCGCGGCTTGACGCTGTCGCCGGGCGTGTTACCCTATTTGTTGTCCCATTTCAGGCGCGACATGCGCTCGCTGTCCTCGATGCTGGACTCGCTCGACCAATATTCGCTGGAAACCCAGCGCCCCATCACCCTGCCATTGCTGCGCGAGTGGCTGCAGGCGGAAAAAGACTAAAGCGATAACTCCATGAACCTGGCCCTGTTCGACCTCGACCACACCCTGCTGCCCATCGATTCCGACTACGAGTGGGGTCAATTCCTGTGCCGCCAGGGTGCCGTCGATGCCGCCGCTTTTGCCCGCCGCAACGACGAATTCTTCGCCCAGTACCAGGCCGGCACGCTGGACCCGGTGGAGTACCTGGAATTTGCGCTCGGCACGCTGGCCACCTTCGAGCCGGAGCGGCTGGCCGCACTGCAGCAGCAGTTCATGCTCGAAGTGATCGAGCCGAACATCAAGCCGCAGGCGCGCGCGCTGCTGCAAAAGCACCTGGACGCCGGCGACATGGTGGCCATCGTCACGGCGACCAACCACTTCGTGACGGCGCCGATCGCCAAGGCCTTCGGCGTGGATCACCTGATCGCGGCGATGCCCGAAATCGTGGATGGCCGCATCACCGGCCGCCTGAAGGGCACGCCCACGCAGGGCCAGGGCAAGATCCTGCATACCAAGGCATGGCTGGAACAGATGGGGAAGACGCTCGACCACTTCGACAACGTGTACTTCTACAGCGACTCGCACAACGACCTGCCGCTGCTGTCGATCGTGTCGCACCCGGTCGCCACCAACCCGAATGCCGTCCTGACCCGCCACGCCAACGAGCAGGGCTGGACCTTACTCCAACTATTCAATGATTAAGAAATTCATCCGCAAGATCCTGGGCGTCAAGCCGCCGCGCAACAACGACGAACCCGAAATCCTCGGCCCGGAGCAGCACGGCATCGACCCGAAAATGGTGTCGGCCAACGCGATCCGCGTCACGTCAACGCTGCAGGAAGCGGGCTTCGAGGCGTTCGTGGTGGGCGGCGCGGTGCGCGATCTGCTGCTGGGCGTGAAGCCGAAGGATTTCGACATCGCCACCAATGCCACGCCCGAGCAGGTGAAACGGCTGTTCCGCCGCGCCTTCATCATCGGCCGCCGCTTCCAGATCGTGCACGTGATGTTCGGCCAGGACCTGCTGGAAGTGACGACCTTCCGCGGCACCGCCACCGACAACGCGCCGAAGGACGAACACGGCCGCGTGCTGCGCGATAACACCTTCGGCAGCCAGGCCGAGGACGCGGAACGCCGCGATTTCACCATCAACGCCATGTACTACAACCCGGCGACCCAGCAGGTGCTCGATTACCACGGCGGCATCCGCGACATTCGCGCCAAGCTGCTGCGCATCATCGGCCAGCCGGAAACCCGCTACCGCGAAGACCCGGTGCGCATGCTGCGCGTGGTGCGCTTCGCCGCCAAGCTCAAGTTCGACATCGAGCCGACGACGGCCGCGCCGATCTCCGTGATGGCGCCGCTGATCAACAACGTGCCGGCCGCGCGCGTGTTCGACGAGATGTTGAAGCTCCTGATGAGCGGCAGCGCCCTCGCCTGCCTGCTGCAGCTGCGCAAGGCCGGCCTGCACCATGGCCTGCTGCCGCTGCTGGACGTGGTGCTCGAGCAGCCGCTGGGCTTCAAGTTCGTGACGCTGGCGCTGGAAGCGACGGACCGCCGCATCGCCGCCGGCAAGACCGTGTCGCCGGGCTTCCTGTTCGCCTCGCTGCTGTGGCACCAGGTGCTGGAAAAATGGAATGCCTACCAGGCTTCGGGAGAATTCCCGATCCCCGCGCTGCACCTGGCGGCGGACGAGGTGCTGGAATCGCAGACGGAAAAGCTGGCGCTGCAGCGCAAGATCGGCTCCGACATGCGCGACATCTGGGCCATGCAGCCGCGCTTCGAGCGCCGCAACGGCAAGAACCCGTACAAGCTGCTGGAACACGTGCGCTTCCGCGCCGGCTACGACTTCCTGCTGCTGCGCTGCGCTTCCGGCGAGATCGACCAGGAACTGGGCGACTGGTGGAGCGCGTTCTACGAAGCCGACGAGACGGTGCGCGCCGAGATGGTGTCGGCCATTTCCAGTGGCGGTCCGGCCAGCAAGCGCAAGCGCCCGGCGCGCCGCGGCTTGCGCCATGAGGAAGGCGCCGCGGGTACCGAGCTTGCCGAGCAGGCAGGCGACGAAGACTTCGAAGGCGACGAGGTGCATGCCGAGGGCGAGAGCATGCCGACACCGAAGCGGCGCCGCCGCGGCCCACGCCGCAAGCGTAGCGGCGGCGAAGACGCGCCCGATCCGGCACCCGTGACGCCTTCCGCCGACTGATGGAAGCGTTCATCGGCATCGGCGCCAATCTCGGCGACGCGCGCGCCAACGCGCTGGACGCCGTGGAGCGCCTGCGGCGCGTTCCCGGCCTGTCGGTGACCGCCGTCTCGAGCCTGTACCGCACGGCGCCGATCGACTCCTCGGGCGACGACTACATCAACGCCGTCGCCCGCATCGACACCACGCTCGCCGCGCCGGCACTGCTCGAAGCGCTGTTCGCCATCGAGCAGCAGCACGGCCGCGAGCGTCCCTACCGCAACGCGCCGCGCACGCTGGACCTCGACCTGCTGCTGTACGGCGACCAGACGATCGATAACCCCGCGCTGACCGTGCCACATCCGCGCCTGACGCAGCGCGCCTTCGTGCTCGTGCCGCTGCTGGAGATCGCGCCGGATGTCGTGGTGCCCGGCCTGGGCGCCGCGTCTTCCTTCGCGGCGGGCGTGGCCGGGCAGCGCATCGACAAAGTGAACTGAATGCAGATTCCCGTCATCGTACAAACCGTGGGTCTCCTGACCCTGTCGAACATCTTCATGACGGTGGCGTGGTACGGCCACCTGAAGAGCCTCTCCACCAAGGCCTGGTACGTGGCGGCCTTCGTCAGCTGGGGCATCGCGCTGTTCGAATACCTGCTGCAGGTGCCGGCCAACCGCATCGGCTATACGCAGTTCAGCCTGGCGCAGCTGAAGATCATGCAGGAAGTGATCACGCTTTCCGTGTTCGTGCCGTTCGCCATGATCTACATGAACCAGCCGTTCAAGACCGATTTCATCTGGGCGGGCTTGTGCCTCGTCGGGGCCGTGTACTTCATCTTCCGGTCCTGACCGCGGTGCTGGAAGTCACTTCGGCACGGTCGTTCGCCGGGGTTTAGAATACGCGCCGTAACGATTTTATTTGAGGACTTCCATGTCTGGTTATCTGCAGGGTAAAGAAATGTCCGGCACGGCAGCCGCCACGAGCGGCACGCCGGCACCGGCAAAAGCGGTGGCGAACAAGGCCGTCACGATTCCGTCACTGGCCGCGCTGCGCGCCGCGGGCGAAAAGATCTCGATGCTGACGTGCTACGACGCCAGCTTCGCCGCGCTGATGGAGCGCGCCGGGGTCGAGATCCTGCTGATCGGCGATTCGCTGGGCATGGTGTGCAACGGCCACACGTCCACCCTGCCCGTCACCGTGCAGCAAGTGGCTTACCACACGGCCGCCGTGGCGCGCGGCGCCAAGACCGCGATGATCATGGCCGACCTGCCGTTCGGCAGCTACGGCACCCCCGAGCAGGCGCTGGCGAGCTGCGTGCAGCTGATGCAGGCCGGCGCGCACATCGTCAAGATCGAAGGCGCCGGCTGGCTGGCCGACACGGTGCGCTTCCTCGTCGAGCGCGGCGTGCCGGTCTGCGCGCACATCGGCCTGACGCCGCAATTCGTGCACCAGCTGGGCGGCTACAAGGTGCAGGGCAAGACGGTGGAAAGCGCCGAAGCCCTGAAGGCGGACGCATTGAAGCTGCAAGCGGCCGGCGCCTCGATCGTGCTGCTCGAAGCGGTGCCCTCCACCGTCGGCAAGGCCGTCACCGAAGCGCTGTCGGTGCCCACCATCGGCATCGGCGCCGGCCCCGACTGCTCGGGCCAGGTGCTGGTGATGCACGACCTGCTGGGCGTCTTCCCCGGCCGCAAGGCACGCTTCGTGAAGAACTTCATGGACGGCCAACCCACCATCGAAGCCGCCTTCGCCGCCTATGTCGCCGCCGTCAAGGACGGCAGCTTCCCCGCCCTCGAGCACTGCTTCTAAGCAAAGTTGCCGCAAAAATGGGGACGTACCCCATTTTCGCGGCAATATTTCCTCGGAATCGGAGGCGTAGCAGGGGGTGGAGCAGGGGTTTCGCGGAGCATGCTCCGCGCCTGCGGAACGATACTGCCCTGCAGGGCAGTATCTTCAAGGAGCCTCGCTCCTTGCCTGCGCAGCGGAGATGGCTTGCAAGCCACCTCTCCTTCCTGTCACCGGTTTTTTTTGCGACATTTCCTCAGGGCGTGAAGACGATGCGCGCGCCGCCGTGATCGGCTGCGCGCCAGGCTTCCTCCACCTTGCTGAGCGGCACGGCCTTCGCTTCGATACGGAACGTGCCGCGCGCGATCTCCAGGGCCAGGGCCGGCAATTCCTCGAGGATCTGGCGTAGCGCCACGGAGCCCAGCCCACTGCCCACGATGTGCAGGTTCGCGGCGCGCAGCATGGCGCCCGGAACCGGCGCCACCTCGCCCGCCATCGAGCCGATGTGTATCCACGTGAGCGGGGCGCGGCGCCCGGTGCGCTGCTGCAGTAGCGCTTCCATGGTGCGGGCGGCGGGTTCGCCCCACACGAAATCGAGCACCACGTCGACGTCGCATGCCGCCTTCCCCAGCCGGGTATCTTCCAGTTGCACGGTTTCCGTGGCGCCCAGCGCCGGCAGGCCGGCAAGCCTGGCTTCGTCGCGGCCCGCGGCAATCACCTGTGCCGCGCCCAGGTGCCGGGCGACCTGCACGGCCATGCTTCCCGAGCTGCCCGTGGCGCCGAGGATGAGCACTTTCTGCCCGCCCCGGAATGGCACGCGGCAGCGCAGCGCGAGCCACGCGGCCATTGCCGGATTCATCGCGGCGGCGATGGTGACGGGATCGCTGTCGGCCGGCAGTTCGATGCTGTGGTCCTGCTCGATCACGGTCTTGTCGGCCATCGTGCCCAGCCGGTCGGGGGCCTGCACGAAGTAGCGCAGCTTGCCGTCCGTGCCGCGCCCGACTCCGTCGACACCCGCCACCAGGGGCGGCGATCCCGTGCTCGAGTAATGCGCGCCCGATGCACGCCCGCGGGTGACGTGATGCAGGCCGGCGGCCAGTACCTCGACCAGCATCTCGCCTGGCGCTTCGGGTACCGGGTCGCCGATGTCGGTGTAACGCGGCGGGTGGTCGAACGACGTGATGACGGCGGCTTTCATGGAACTCTCCTTGGACGAGCGAAAAAGGTTCGTATTACGAGCTATTATTGATACGCATTACGAACTATGTCAAGATGGCGTCCATGAAGAACCAACGATCGAAGAAGACCGCCGACAAGCCCGGCGAAGGTGTGCTGGACGCGTTCGTGCCCGTTGCCTTTGCCACGATGGCCGTGCTGAACAGGATCGGCGCCGAGAACGACCTGTCGCTGACGCTGATGCGCGTGATGGGCATCCTGTGGGACCGGCGCCCGCGCATGGCGGAGCTGGCCGACTACCTGGGGCTGGAAAAGCAGACGATGTCGGGCTTGATCGCCCGGGCGGAAAAACGCGGCCTGGTGGCGCGCGCGCCGAACGTGCACGATGGCAGGGCGACGGACGTGTTCCTGACGAGCGAGGGAGAAGCACTGTTCCTGCGCCTGCATGGGCAGATGCAGGAGGCGCTGGCGCCGCTCACGGAACGGCTCGACGCGGCGGAGCAGCAGCAGTTGCGGCAACTGCTCGAGCGGATGCTGCCGCCGGGGTAGGAAGGCTGGCATCGGGGACTGGCACCGGTGCCAAAAAAGTTGCAAAAAAACGGTGCCTGTCACCGGTTGCAAAAAGACCGGTGCCTGTCACCGGTTTTGCCGCAACATTTCGTTGGAATCGGTGCGCCCTGCTTCGCCACCGGTTTTTAACGGGGCTTCACGCAAGATTTCCTTTACAGCTGTATCCAGGTCGTCTTCAGCTCCGTGTACTTGTCGAACGCGTGCAGCGACTTGTCGCGGCCGTTGCCGGATTGCTTGTAGCCGCCGAACGGCACGGTGATGTCGTCGTTGTCGTACTGGTTCACGTGCACGGTGCCGGCGCGCAGGGCGCGCGAGGTCTTGATGGCCTTCGACAGGTCGGACGTCCACACGGCCGCGTGCAGGCCATACGGAGTGGCGTTCGCCTGCTTCACGGCTTCGTCCAGCGACGTGAAGCCGAGCACGGAGAGGACCGGTCCGAAGATTTCCTCGCGGGCGATCGACATGCCGGCGTCGACCCTGTCGAAGATCGTCGGCGCCACGTAATAGCCGCCCGTATCGAGGCGCACGCGCTCGCCGCCGGCCAGCAGCCGCGCGCCGGCGCTCTTGCCTTCGCCGATGTACTTCATGATCGTGTTCAGCTGGATATCGTCGACGATCGCGCCCATCACCGTATTCGCGTCCAGCGGATCGCCGGGCGTGAAGCCGGGCACCATGGCCAGTGCCTTGTCGATGAAGGCTTCGCGGATCGGCTCTTCCACGAACAGCCGCGATGGCGCATTGCAGCTCTCGCCCTGGTTGAAGAAGATCGAGCCGATCGAGGCCGCCACGGCCGCGTCGAGGTCCGGGCAGTCGGCGCACACGATGTTGGCGGACTTGCCGCCCAGCTCCGTCCAGGCCCGCTTCAGGTTCGACTGCCCGGCCATCTGCATGATCTGCTTGCCCACGCGGGTGGAACCGGTAAACGCGATGCAGTCGACATCCATGTGCAGCGCCAGCGCGCTGCCAGCCTCGTTGCCGTAGCCGGGCAGCACATTGAAGACGCCGGGCGGAATGCCCGCCTCGAGCGCCAGTTCGGCGAGCCGCAGCGCGGTCAAAGGCGATTTCTCGGAAGGCTTCAGCACCACGCTGTTACCGGCGGCCAGCGCGGGCGCGATCTTCCATGACGCCATCAGCATCGGGTAATTCCACGGAACGATCGCACCGACCACGCCGACCGGCTCGCGCGCGATCAGCGCCAGGCTGTCGCCGGGCGACGGGGCGATCTCGCCATACACCTTGTCGATCGCCTCGCCATACCAGCGGATGCAGTTCGCCGCCCCCGCCAGGTCGACGGAGAGGCTGTACTTGATCGGCTTGCCCATGTCGAGCGTTTCGAGGAGCGCCAGTTCGTCGCGGTGCCGCTGCATCAGGTCGGCGAACTTCACGAGGATGCGCTTGCGCTGCGCCGGGGCGAGGCTGGCCCAGCGGCCGTCCTCGAAGGCGGCGCGGGCGCTGGCCACTGCGGCGTCGACATCTTCCGGCCCGCAGCGCGCCACGGGGCCCAGTTCGCGCCCATCGATGGGCGAACGGTTGTCGAATTGCCGCTCGGTGCGGGACCAGGTGCGTTGGCCGTCGATGAAGGCGCGGCCGTCGATCGTAAGGGCGCGGGCGCGCTCGTGCCAGCTGGCGGTGTCGGTCATGGCAGTCTCCTTATGGTTCCAATAATTCTACCGCCGCCCTTATTTAGATTGCGACTATCGAATCGATAGTAACAATAAATTTCAACAATGTTACGGTAGCCGATAGGATAAGCCTTCCTTAAACATTTAACTTGATAGGTAGAGTATATGGAGTTTTCGAAGCCAGGCCGCGCACTGTTGTGCGCCATGGCCATCGTCTCCGCGCTGACGTCGATGTCGACCGGCGCGTACGCCCAAACGCTGACCAAGGATAACGGCGCCCCCGTCGGCGACAACCAGAACAGCCAGACCGCCGGCCCCGGCGGCCCCACCCTGCTGCA contains:
- a CDS encoding DMT family protein — protein: MQIPVIVQTVGLLTLSNIFMTVAWYGHLKSLSTKAWYVAAFVSWGIALFEYLLQVPANRIGYTQFSLAQLKIMQEVITLSVFVPFAMIYMNQPFKTDFIWAGLCLVGAVYFIFRS
- the hda gene encoding DnaA regulatory inactivator Hda; translation: MKQLVLDLGAEPVHTLETFEVGRNAEVAALMRQFAGRSSREHFAYLWGEVGAGKTHLLKALAATEGARYISPFSIESEFVYSPEVDLYLLDDCEKLSPVAQIDAFALFNEIRANNAFMVCSGAVPPAVLPVREDLRTRMGWGLIYQLHGLSDDEKVAALSQAAASRGLTLSPGVLPYLLSHFRRDMRSLSSMLDSLDQYSLETQRPITLPLLREWLQAEKD
- the panB gene encoding 3-methyl-2-oxobutanoate hydroxymethyltransferase gives rise to the protein MSGYLQGKEMSGTAAATSGTPAPAKAVANKAVTIPSLAALRAAGEKISMLTCYDASFAALMERAGVEILLIGDSLGMVCNGHTSTLPVTVQQVAYHTAAVARGAKTAMIMADLPFGSYGTPEQALASCVQLMQAGAHIVKIEGAGWLADTVRFLVERGVPVCAHIGLTPQFVHQLGGYKVQGKTVESAEALKADALKLQAAGASIVLLEAVPSTVGKAVTEALSVPTIGIGAGPDCSGQVLVMHDLLGVFPGRKARFVKNFMDGQPTIEAAFAAYVAAVKDGSFPALEHCF
- a CDS encoding HAD family hydrolase, producing the protein MNLALFDLDHTLLPIDSDYEWGQFLCRQGAVDAAAFARRNDEFFAQYQAGTLDPVEYLEFALGTLATFEPERLAALQQQFMLEVIEPNIKPQARALLQKHLDAGDMVAIVTATNHFVTAPIAKAFGVDHLIAAMPEIVDGRITGRLKGTPTQGQGKILHTKAWLEQMGKTLDHFDNVYFYSDSHNDLPLLSIVSHPVATNPNAVLTRHANEQGWTLLQLFND
- the folK gene encoding 2-amino-4-hydroxy-6-hydroxymethyldihydropteridine diphosphokinase; amino-acid sequence: MMEAFIGIGANLGDARANALDAVERLRRVPGLSVTAVSSLYRTAPIDSSGDDYINAVARIDTTLAAPALLEALFAIEQQHGRERPYRNAPRTLDLDLLLYGDQTIDNPALTVPHPRLTQRAFVLVPLLEIAPDVVVPGLGAASSFAAGVAGQRIDKVN
- the purM gene encoding phosphoribosylformylglycinamidine cyclo-ligase, with the protein product MSQPSNVSLSYRDAGVDIDAGDALVEAIKPFAKRTLREGVMGGIGGFGALFEISKKYKEPVLVSGTDGVGTKLKLAFELNRHDTVGIDLVAMSVNDILVQGAEPLFFLDYFACGKLDVPIATDVIKGIAAGCEQAGCALIGGETAEMPSMYPAGEYDLAGFAVGAVEKSKLIDGSKIAPGDVVLGLASSGAHSNGYSLVRKIIEVAKPDLEADFHGRKLADVLMTPTRIYVKPLLALMESMEVKGLVHITGGGLVENIPRVLADNLTAELDGKSWTMPPLFQWLQQHGGVADAEMHRVFNCGIGMTVIVSAENADAAIAQLTAAGETVSRIGTIRARKEGEHQTIVV
- a CDS encoding penicillin acylase family protein, with translation MTCRLNTTVLAALLGLAGCGGDDPAKPQARYQATIQRTAYGIPHIEAKDEAGLGFGIGYAYAEDNICLLAGEVATVNGDRSRHFGPDLESSDNPALAHNNLDSDFFFRQWNNDEIVQEAWEAQSAEVKALMRGYAAGYNRYLAERGLAGLPAQCRNGSWVRPITELDTIRLMRRIAMTSLDWIDDIAAAQPPGTQARAARKRAAGGAKPRLGASNAIAIGGDASADGRGMLLGQPHLPWGDAQRFYQVHLTIPGKMDVMGASLPGLPIVGIGFTKEFAWTHTTDTSAHFTVQALRLDPQDPTRYLVDGQSRPMLRRAITVPVKNADGSMGTRSRTLYGTEDGPVMTYPEWMEWTDTTAYVLRDANERNHRVVEQWYRMNKAGSLKELKDVNLRLAGNPWNNTIAADRAGNTLLMNVSPVANLPDEALAGCLVPEHADLVRAHVHVLDGSRSACAWRNEAGAPQPGTVPVSRLPVLERRDYVQNANDSAWLSNLHAPLTGYPALVSRQDEPQGARTRQALAELTARLRKGKLALDDLRDLALNNEVYLAPVLLPDVLDWCRTLAPSGDLVTGCAGLGAWDGNAGLDAGAGLAYFSAMLRDVVGAEAAWRVPFDPADPVHTPYGLDYRNPVVARVLAERLADTVQLFAEAGIAPDAKLADFQVSRRGGPALPIHGGNGELGIFNTIDVAEKPTGGKFEVIAGTSYLQVVGFDAAGPRAQALLAYSQSADPASPHHADQTARFSRREWIALPFTAAEIAADPALRSYVISK
- a CDS encoding 6-phosphofructokinase, which gives rise to MGSGRILVAQGGGPTAVINQSLVGVALEARRFRDVTRVYGAMHGVRGIVDEQFVDLTQETSHNLELVAATPSSALGSTRDKPDVKYCAEIFNVLRAHEIEHFFYIGGNDSSDTVRIVSEQARAAGYPLRAIHIPKTIDNDLVGNDHTPGFPSAARFVAQAFAGANLDNAALPGVYVGVVMGRHAGFLTAASALGKKFPDDGPHLIYLPERTFSLEAFLADVKATYERHGRCVIAVSEGIHDASGEPVATLLAKEIEKDAHGNVQLSGTGALADLLCDEIKAKLGIKRVRGDTFGYLQRSFIGCVSDVDQREAREVGEKAVQYAFWGDRDGSVAIRRTGFYSADYALLPLEEVAGKTRTMEDEFIAPSGTDVTDAFRLYLRPLLGSGMPDAFRLRCAPVAKILRA
- the pcnB gene encoding polynucleotide adenylyltransferase PcnB — encoded protein: MIKKFIRKILGVKPPRNNDEPEILGPEQHGIDPKMVSANAIRVTSTLQEAGFEAFVVGGAVRDLLLGVKPKDFDIATNATPEQVKRLFRRAFIIGRRFQIVHVMFGQDLLEVTTFRGTATDNAPKDEHGRVLRDNTFGSQAEDAERRDFTINAMYYNPATQQVLDYHGGIRDIRAKLLRIIGQPETRYREDPVRMLRVVRFAAKLKFDIEPTTAAPISVMAPLINNVPAARVFDEMLKLLMSGSALACLLQLRKAGLHHGLLPLLDVVLEQPLGFKFVTLALEATDRRIAAGKTVSPGFLFASLLWHQVLEKWNAYQASGEFPIPALHLAADEVLESQTEKLALQRKIGSDMRDIWAMQPRFERRNGKNPYKLLEHVRFRAGYDFLLLRCASGEIDQELGDWWSAFYEADETVRAEMVSAISSGGPASKRKRPARRGLRHEEGAAGTELAEQAGDEDFEGDEVHAEGESMPTPKRRRRGPRRKRSGGEDAPDPAPVTPSAD